The genomic window ATCGACGGCCACCGCGTCGACGACCTGAGCGACCGTGAACTCTCGGTGCTGCGCGCCCGGACCATCGGCTTCGTCTTCCAGCAGTTCCATCTCGCGGCCGGGGTCCCGGCACTGGACAGCGTCGCCGACGGGCTGCTCTACAGCGGCCGGCCGCGCGCGGAGCGGCGCCGGCTCGCCGAGCGGGCGCTGCGCCGGGTCGGCCTCGGCCACCGGCTCCGGCACGAGCCGCACCAGCTGTCCGGCGGCGAGAAGCAGCGCGTCGCGATCGCCCGCGCCGTGCTCGGCGACCCTCCGCTGCTGCTCGCGGACGAGCCGACCGGCGCCCTCGACTCCCGCTCCGGCGAGACCGTGATGGAGCTGCTGCACGAGCTGCACCGGGCGGGGACCACCGTCGTCATCATCACCCACGACCGGGACATCGCCGCCTCGCTGCCGCGGGAGGTCCGCCTCAAGGACGGCCGTATCGAGCACGATTCCGGGGTGCCCGCCGCGGCCGACCGTACGTACGAAAGGTCCGGGACATGAGCACCGTCGCCCCACCTCGTCCGAAGCCGGCCCGGCTCAGCCCCGCCGATGTGGTGCGGGTCGGCGGATCCGGGCTGCGCTCGCGCCCCATGCGGGTGTTCCTCTCGGCGCTCGGTATCGCGATCGGCATCGCGGCGATGATCGGAGTGGTGGGGATCTCCACCTCCTCCAGCGAGGAGCTCAACCGCAAGCTGAACGCCCTCGGCACCAATCTGCTCACGGTCTCGCCCGGCCAGAGCTTCGGCGGCGGCAACGCCCATCTGCCCCAGGAGGCGGTCGAGATGGTGGGCGCGATCGGCCCCGTCGAGTCCGTCTCCGCGATCGGCAAGACGGAGGCCAAGGTCTACCGCAACGACCACGTCCCCCAGGAGCAGACCGGAGGCATCGGCGTCTACGCGGCCCGTATCGACCTGCCGGCGACCGTCGGGGCCGAGATCGTCGACGGCCAGTGGCTGAACGACGCCAGCGCCCGCTACCCGGCGGTCGTCCTCGGCCCCGAGGCGGCGAAGCAGCTCGCCGTCCACACGTCCGGCCCCGACACCCAGGTGTGGCTCGGCGGCCGCTGGTTCACCGTCGTCGGCATCCTCGCCCCCACCGGGCTGGCGCCCGAGCTGGACTCGGGGGCGCTCGTCGGCTGGCCGGCCGCCGAACAGGAACTGGGCTTCGACGGGTACGCCACCACGGTCTACACCCGGGCCGAGCAGTCGGCGGTCGCCGATGTCCAGGCCGTCCTGGGCGCCACCGCCAACCCTGAGGACCCCAGCTCGGTCGAGGTGTCCCGGCCTTCGGACGCACTGGCGGCGAAGGAGGCGACCGACGACACGCTGAGCGGGCTGCTGCTCGGCCTCGGCGGAGTGGCGCTGCTCGTCGGCGGCGTCGGGGTCGCCAACACGATGGTGATCTCCGTACTCGAACGCCGTGCCGAGATCGGTCTGCGCCGCTCGCTCGGCGCCACCCGCGGCCAGATCCGCACCCAGTTCCTGTGCGAGTCGCTGCTGCTGTCCGCGCTCGGTGGGGTCGGGGGCGTCCTGCTGGGCATCGGCGTCACGGCCGGGTACGCGACGTACCAGGGCTGGCCCACCGTCGTCCCGGCGTGGGCGATGGCGGGCGGGGTGGGCGCCACGCTGGTCATCGGCGGACTGGCCGGCATCTATCCGGCGGTACGGGCTGCCCGGCTGCCTCCGACCGAGGCGCTGGCCGCGGCCTGAGCGCCGGTACGGAGGGACGGTACGGACGAGGCCATGGAGGAACGGTCCGCCGGTGGGTTGCCGGCGGACCGTCCGCCGTGGGCGGGATCCCCGCAACCGCGATTCACTGCCGGACGGAGAGGCTCCTGGCCTTGACGGCGACATGGTGGCGCGTGATGCGGCCGATCTCGTGCCAGAAGGGCTTGGCGGTCAGGTAGGTGCCGAGTACCGACAGAATGCCGAAGGACACGTCCACGCTGATGCGCCCCTGCTTGGCCCAGTAGACGTCCTGAAGGTCGAGCAGCAG from Streptomyces formicae includes these protein-coding regions:
- a CDS encoding ABC transporter ATP-binding protein, translating into MSPGAPPLIRLTAVSKTYGHVAALAGADLLVERGELLAVVGPSGSGKSTLLNIMGTLALPTEGTVAIDGHRVDDLSDRELSVLRARTIGFVFQQFHLAAGVPALDSVADGLLYSGRPRAERRRLAERALRRVGLGHRLRHEPHQLSGGEKQRVAIARAVLGDPPLLLADEPTGALDSRSGETVMELLHELHRAGTTVVIITHDRDIAASLPREVRLKDGRIEHDSGVPAAADRTYERSGT
- a CDS encoding ABC transporter permease, with protein sequence MSTVAPPRPKPARLSPADVVRVGGSGLRSRPMRVFLSALGIAIGIAAMIGVVGISTSSSEELNRKLNALGTNLLTVSPGQSFGGGNAHLPQEAVEMVGAIGPVESVSAIGKTEAKVYRNDHVPQEQTGGIGVYAARIDLPATVGAEIVDGQWLNDASARYPAVVLGPEAAKQLAVHTSGPDTQVWLGGRWFTVVGILAPTGLAPELDSGALVGWPAAEQELGFDGYATTVYTRAEQSAVADVQAVLGATANPEDPSSVEVSRPSDALAAKEATDDTLSGLLLGLGGVALLVGGVGVANTMVISVLERRAEIGLRRSLGATRGQIRTQFLCESLLLSALGGVGGVLLGIGVTAGYATYQGWPTVVPAWAMAGGVGATLVIGGLAGIYPAVRAARLPPTEALAAA